From a single Spirochaetaceae bacterium genomic region:
- a CDS encoding putative addiction module antidote protein, protein MNRTVTSSYDVAEHLRTSEEMAAYLEACLEEADGDAAFIAKALGDIARAKGMAQVACDAGLSWRSRHMVYISRRRGGKE, encoded by the coding sequence ATGAACAGGACCGTTACTTCATCCTATGACGTCGCCGAGCACCTCCGCACTTCGGAGGAGATGGCCGCATATCTGGAAGCATGTCTGGAAGAGGCCGACGGCGATGCGGCGTTCATCGCCAAGGCGCTGGGTGATATCGCCCGTGCCAAGGGCATGGCGCAAGTTGCGTGCGATGCCGGGTTGTCTTGGCGTTCGCGGCATATGGTGTATATTAGCCGTAGGAGGGGCGGGAAAGAGTAA
- the ppk1 gene encoding polyphosphate kinase 1, whose product MPLLERVRFLTIVSSNFDEFFMVRVAALKRELGGSAVSSQRLEQVAAAAHEVVAGQYRALHSRIVPQLHAAGVHLVSTADLTGEQRSAAADDFRFQIFPALSSVRMADDGAAAVAGLRLHLAFRLEPIAIGGEPAALPADDAGGGAQIALVAIPSGLERLRPIPSRGRREVSYLLAEDSIVLHAEQLFPGYRIAEHAVFRVTRDADLEVDEATDEDFIEAMAAVLVERRSSGVVRLEIDATGDAMADLLAAQLDLAEQDIYRVAPIDLTGLKALPDSGRRELCFPSWRPLPAPVLADADPWLVLRRRDVLLHHPFETFDHVLGLLQAAAGDDAVLAIKMTLYRTSGDSPVVQALERAAANGKQVTALVEIKARFDEQQNIDWAARLERAGAIVVYGIAGLKVHAKALLIVRREEGGVRTYTHLGTGNYNDTTARLYTDIGLITARDAIGREATLFFNAVTGYSSAPRFQHLAMAPAALKRTLLAHIQREAAVADSGGLIMAKMNSLSDPDVIAALYAASQAGVTVLLNVRGVCLLRPQVPGLSDSIRVVSVVGRFLEHSRIAYFRNGGAEQVYLASADWMPRNLERRVELMFPVEQPDLRPRLVRILELYFADNCHSYELQPDGRYRKRRPPPQESGKRRVEIHAQERLQQQAWTAERRRVRPDDHEFTVRRRPPGS is encoded by the coding sequence CTGCCGCTGCTGGAGCGGGTGCGCTTCCTGACCATCGTGAGCTCCAACTTCGACGAGTTCTTCATGGTGCGCGTGGCGGCGCTGAAGCGGGAGCTGGGCGGCTCCGCCGTCAGCAGCCAGCGCCTGGAGCAGGTGGCGGCGGCGGCGCACGAGGTGGTGGCGGGCCAGTACCGCGCACTGCACTCCCGCATCGTGCCGCAGCTCCACGCCGCCGGCGTGCACCTGGTTTCCACCGCCGACCTGACCGGTGAGCAGCGCAGCGCGGCGGCCGATGATTTCCGCTTCCAGATCTTCCCTGCCTTGTCGTCGGTTCGCATGGCCGATGACGGGGCGGCCGCCGTGGCCGGCTTGCGCCTGCATCTCGCATTCCGCCTGGAGCCGATCGCCATCGGAGGCGAGCCGGCGGCACTTCCCGCGGACGATGCCGGCGGCGGCGCGCAGATCGCGCTGGTGGCGATCCCCAGCGGCCTCGAGCGGCTGCGCCCAATTCCCTCGCGCGGGCGGCGCGAGGTGAGCTACCTGCTCGCCGAGGACTCGATTGTGCTGCACGCCGAGCAACTGTTCCCCGGCTACCGGATTGCCGAACATGCGGTGTTCCGGGTCACCCGCGACGCCGACCTGGAGGTGGACGAGGCCACCGACGAGGACTTCATCGAAGCGATGGCCGCGGTCCTGGTGGAGCGGCGCAGCAGCGGTGTGGTGCGGCTGGAAATCGATGCGACCGGCGACGCCATGGCCGACCTGCTGGCCGCTCAACTGGACCTCGCCGAGCAGGACATCTACCGGGTCGCACCGATCGACCTTACCGGTCTGAAGGCGCTGCCGGACAGCGGCCGGCGCGAGCTGTGCTTCCCGTCCTGGCGCCCGCTGCCCGCTCCGGTCCTGGCCGACGCCGACCCATGGCTGGTACTGCGGCGCCGCGACGTGCTGCTGCACCATCCGTTCGAGACCTTCGACCACGTCCTCGGCCTGCTGCAGGCGGCGGCCGGCGACGACGCGGTGCTGGCCATCAAGATGACCCTGTACCGCACGTCGGGAGACTCGCCGGTGGTGCAGGCCCTGGAGCGCGCCGCCGCCAACGGCAAGCAGGTCACCGCACTGGTCGAGATCAAGGCGCGCTTCGACGAGCAGCAGAACATCGACTGGGCGGCGCGCCTGGAGCGCGCCGGGGCCATCGTGGTGTATGGCATCGCCGGGTTGAAGGTGCACGCCAAGGCGCTGCTCATCGTGCGCCGCGAGGAGGGCGGCGTGCGCACCTACACCCACCTGGGCACCGGCAACTACAACGACACCACGGCGCGGCTGTACACCGACATCGGCCTGATCACCGCCCGCGACGCGATCGGGCGCGAGGCCACCCTGTTCTTCAACGCCGTCACCGGCTACTCGTCCGCGCCCCGGTTCCAGCACCTGGCGATGGCACCCGCGGCCCTCAAGCGGACGCTGCTCGCCCACATCCAGCGCGAGGCGGCCGTGGCCGACAGCGGCGGCCTGATCATGGCCAAGATGAACTCGTTGTCCGACCCCGACGTGATCGCGGCCCTGTACGCCGCGTCGCAGGCCGGCGTGACGGTGCTCCTGAACGTGCGCGGCGTGTGCCTGCTGCGCCCCCAGGTGCCGGGGCTGAGCGACAGCATTCGCGTGGTAAGCGTCGTCGGCCGCTTCCTGGAGCACAGCCGCATCGCCTACTTCCGCAACGGCGGCGCCGAGCAGGTCTACCTGGCGAGCGCCGACTGGATGCCGCGCAACCTGGAGCGGCGCGTGGAACTGATGTTTCCCGTCGAACAGCCCGACCTGCGCCCCCGGCTGGTGCGGATCCTGGAGCTGTACTTCGCCGACAACTGCCACTCCTACGAACTGCAGCCCGACGGCCGCTACCGCAAGCGGCGCCCGCCACCCCAGGAATCAGGCAAGCGCCGTGTCGAGATCCACGCCCAGGAGCGCCTGCAGCAACAGGCCTGGACCGCCGAGCGCCGCCGCGTGCGCCCCGACGACCACGAGTTCACCGTCCGGCGCCGCCCCCCCGGCTCGTAG